One Methanoculleus sp. 7T genomic window carries:
- a CDS encoding methyltransferase domain-containing protein: MIETGEHLLLVGEKREYFVKAGEGQFSTDRGMIDCGALVGMSPGDEIRTHLDVPFTVLRPRPTDFFVHAKRSGAPMLPKDIGIVIAYTGMNREDVVLDAGTGSGVAAIYFGNIAREVKTYEVRPEFARLAARNIEHARLENVEVIAADMLDATGEFDVVHLDLTITPAHVEHAFSLLRPGGYLACYTPFLEHTFVTLDTAGPLFREVHCYECMERELTRSARGTRPSTRVAHSGYITIARK; this comes from the coding sequence ATGATCGAGACTGGCGAACACCTCCTGCTCGTCGGCGAGAAGCGCGAGTATTTCGTGAAGGCTGGCGAAGGGCAGTTCTCAACCGACCGGGGGATGATCGACTGCGGAGCGCTCGTAGGCATGAGCCCGGGGGACGAGATCAGGACCCACCTCGACGTCCCGTTCACCGTGCTACGCCCCCGGCCGACCGACTTCTTTGTCCACGCAAAGCGGAGCGGGGCACCGATGCTCCCAAAGGACATCGGGATCGTGATCGCCTACACGGGAATGAACCGCGAGGATGTGGTCCTCGACGCCGGCACCGGGAGCGGCGTCGCCGCAATTTACTTCGGGAATATCGCCCGCGAGGTGAAGACCTACGAGGTGCGCCCTGAGTTCGCCCGGCTCGCGGCCCGGAACATCGAGCACGCCCGCCTTGAGAACGTCGAGGTGATCGCGGCCGATATGCTGGATGCGACCGGCGAATTCGACGTCGTCCACCTCGATCTCACGATAACACCGGCACACGTGGAGCACGCCTTCTCGCTCCTCCGGCCCGGCGGCTACTTGGCATGCTACACCCCGTTCCTCGAGCACACGTTCGTCACGCTCGATACCGCAGGACCGCTCTTCAGAGAGGTCCACTGCTACGAGTGCATGGAACGGGAACTGACGCGCTCCGCCCGGGGGACCCGGCCGTCGACCCGAGTCGCCCACAGCGGCTACATCACGATCGCACGAAAATAG